In one Drosophila pseudoobscura strain MV-25-SWS-2005 chromosome X, UCI_Dpse_MV25, whole genome shotgun sequence genomic region, the following are encoded:
- the LOC4813871 gene encoding uncharacterized protein isoform X2 has translation MPTATHNLTDYLHTRQKRHQLIYRNGGTIRLVVGPVMPTQLEDAVSWRGLLYFWTLHFGGYTLPSEPLYPWDKWETIYARSLQEQVRRLDASHEDDTRLFVYEILEKYMDQASGSVGLGRQCLLRGICENAQIHQHLGIVAELLNILLTPGKARLDLSYREAYAAGLAGSHCLEQFEECPRGKSVLDAFAVDLED, from the exons ATGCCTACGGCCACCCACAATCTCACGGACTACCTGCATACCCGGCAGAAACGTCATCAGCTGATATACAGGAACGGCGGAACAATACGGCTGGTAGTCGGACCCGTGATGCCCACCCAACTGGAGGATGCGGTTTCCTGGCGTGGTTTGCTCTACTTCTGGACACTCCACTTTGGTGGATACACGTTGCCCTCAGAACCGCTCTATCCCTGGGATAAATGGGAGACGATCTATGCGCGATCGCTGCAGGAGCAGGTCCGACGGTTGGATGCCTCGCACGAGGACGATACCCGACTGTTTGTATACGAAATCTTGGAGAAGTACATGGACCAGGCAAGTGGTTCGGTGGGTCTGGGCCGTCAGTGCTTGTTGCGCGGCATCTGCGAGAATGCCCAGATACATCAACACTTGGGAATCGTGGCAGAGCTCCTGAACATCTTGCTTAC ACCGGGAAAGGCGCGCTTAGATCTTTCCTATAGGGAGGCATATGCGGCGGGGCTAGCCGGCAGCCACTGCTTGGAGCAGTTCGAGGAGTGTCCGAGAGGAAAAAGTGTCTTGGATGCTTTCGCAGTGGATTTGGAGGACTGA
- the LOC4813871 gene encoding uncharacterized protein isoform X1: MMKMFWMLLYGCFLPLASAAYEIVMPTATHNLTDYLHTRQKRHQLIYRNGGTIRLVVGPVMPTQLEDAVSWRGLLYFWTLHFGGYTLPSEPLYPWDKWETIYARSLQEQVRRLDASHEDDTRLFVYEILEKYMDQASGSVGLGRQCLLRGICENAQIHQHLGIVAELLNILLTPGKARLDLSYREAYAAGLAGSHCLEQFEECPRGKSVLDAFAVDLED; this comes from the exons ATGATGAAAATGTTTTGGATGCTTCTTTATGGCTGCTTTCTTCCCCTGGCTAGCGCCGCCTATGAGATTGTGATGCCTACGGCCACCCACAATCTCACGGACTACCTGCATACCCGGCAGAAACGTCATCAGCTGATATACAGGAACGGCGGAACAATACGGCTGGTAGTCGGACCCGTGATGCCCACCCAACTGGAGGATGCGGTTTCCTGGCGTGGTTTGCTCTACTTCTGGACACTCCACTTTGGTGGATACACGTTGCCCTCAGAACCGCTCTATCCCTGGGATAAATGGGAGACGATCTATGCGCGATCGCTGCAGGAGCAGGTCCGACGGTTGGATGCCTCGCACGAGGACGATACCCGACTGTTTGTATACGAAATCTTGGAGAAGTACATGGACCAGGCAAGTGGTTCGGTGGGTCTGGGCCGTCAGTGCTTGTTGCGCGGCATCTGCGAGAATGCCCAGATACATCAACACTTGGGAATCGTGGCAGAGCTCCTGAACATCTTGCTTAC ACCGGGAAAGGCGCGCTTAGATCTTTCCTATAGGGAGGCATATGCGGCGGGGCTAGCCGGCAGCCACTGCTTGGAGCAGTTCGAGGAGTGTCCGAGAGGAAAAAGTGTCTTGGATGCTTTCGCAGTGGATTTGGAGGACTGA